A window from Opitutia bacterium ISCC 52 encodes these proteins:
- a CDS encoding molybdopterin-dependent oxidoreductase — protein sequence MRHCDSELHVTGRSQYTDDVPPPAGMLHGVPFGSPIAHGKIQSLDISEAETMEGVRTIITYDDLPATRIIGAVVADEPLFAHDEVMYQGQPIALVVADSVENARKAVKACKVEMDPLPVTVCPREAYEAGDVLMPPRTFEKGDVESVWDQCEFVIEGKVDLAGQDHLYLETNRARAVPVEDGQVKVFSSTQSPSAAQKWIAQVLGIPMHKVEIDVKRLGGGFGGKEDQATHWACMASVAAVSLQTPVQIVLNRVEDMKMTGKRHPYKQDFKIGLNKEGKILAFDVAHFQNSGAYVDLSPPVLERTVLHSTNCYDIPNVKILAAACRTHITPHTAYRGFGGPQGMFPLEAAIYKAATVMGVAPESIQKKNLFEDGYQFHYGQTVSACRMQRTWDEAEEAFDFAGVKARAEAHNQSHQGSKKGYAMMPVCFGISFTKTFLNQGSSLVHIYTDGSVSVTTGGIEMGQGISSNMIAIVSRTLGVPHERIRCNSTNTSRIANISPSAASATSDLNGNATINACEELLVGLEEIAAQELEANPEEITIQDGVVHCSGEATDLDWNQLVLKTYFARVQLMAHGFYSPPGLHYDFTKENNHPFHYYTYGTCLIETTVDCLRGTYTIDSAKVVHDLGRGIIRSVDLGQVEGGMAQGIGWVTLEELAYGDDGRLLSHALSTYKAPDGDFLPDDMEVKFLENADNPGGPLGSKAVGEPPFMYGIGAFYAIQRAIDAFRPQELNEIISPMTPEQVLLSLYDADRVKPKKPATV from the coding sequence ATGCGGCATTGTGATAGCGAACTACATGTAACCGGCAGGTCACAATACACCGACGATGTCCCTCCGCCAGCTGGTATGCTTCATGGGGTTCCTTTCGGGTCTCCCATTGCTCATGGAAAGATTCAGAGCCTCGATATTTCGGAAGCTGAAACGATGGAAGGTGTTCGTACCATCATCACTTATGATGATCTTCCTGCTACAAGGATTATTGGTGCAGTCGTCGCAGACGAACCTTTGTTTGCTCATGATGAAGTGATGTACCAAGGGCAACCAATTGCTTTAGTCGTTGCCGATTCGGTCGAAAACGCGCGGAAAGCCGTGAAGGCGTGTAAAGTCGAAATGGATCCCTTACCTGTTACCGTGTGTCCCAGGGAAGCTTACGAAGCTGGAGATGTGCTTATGCCCCCACGCACCTTTGAAAAGGGTGATGTTGAATCTGTCTGGGACCAATGTGAATTTGTCATTGAGGGAAAAGTTGATCTTGCAGGGCAGGATCACCTCTATCTTGAGACAAATCGGGCACGTGCGGTGCCCGTTGAAGATGGGCAGGTAAAAGTGTTTTCATCCACCCAAAGCCCTTCGGCTGCCCAGAAATGGATCGCGCAGGTCTTAGGTATACCGATGCACAAGGTGGAGATTGATGTGAAACGCCTGGGCGGTGGTTTCGGTGGCAAAGAAGATCAGGCGACTCATTGGGCCTGTATGGCCTCGGTGGCCGCGGTTTCATTGCAGACTCCTGTGCAGATTGTTCTCAATCGGGTTGAGGATATGAAGATGACCGGTAAACGGCATCCTTATAAACAGGACTTCAAGATCGGTCTCAACAAAGAGGGAAAGATACTGGCCTTCGATGTAGCGCATTTTCAAAACTCTGGTGCCTATGTGGATCTTTCACCCCCTGTACTCGAACGGACGGTTTTGCATTCCACCAATTGTTACGACATTCCCAATGTTAAAATCCTGGCTGCTGCTTGCCGGACGCATATTACACCTCACACTGCCTACCGTGGGTTCGGCGGACCACAGGGGATGTTTCCTTTAGAGGCTGCCATTTATAAAGCGGCGACCGTAATGGGTGTAGCACCTGAATCGATACAGAAGAAGAATCTCTTCGAAGATGGATATCAGTTTCACTATGGACAAACGGTGAGTGCTTGTCGCATGCAGCGTACCTGGGACGAAGCTGAAGAGGCATTCGACTTTGCCGGCGTAAAGGCCAGGGCGGAAGCTCACAATCAGAGTCACCAGGGTAGCAAAAAAGGCTACGCCATGATGCCGGTGTGTTTCGGAATCAGTTTTACGAAAACCTTTCTAAATCAAGGAAGTAGTTTGGTTCATATTTACACTGACGGTTCGGTCAGTGTGACCACAGGTGGTATCGAAATGGGGCAGGGGATTAGCTCCAACATGATTGCGATTGTATCTAGAACCTTGGGTGTGCCTCACGAGCGTATCCGTTGTAATAGTACGAATACTTCACGTATCGCAAACATTTCGCCCAGTGCAGCCAGTGCCACTTCGGATCTTAATGGCAACGCAACTATCAATGCCTGTGAGGAGCTTTTAGTCGGGCTAGAGGAGATTGCCGCACAAGAGCTGGAAGCGAATCCGGAAGAGATCACCATTCAAGACGGCGTGGTGCATTGTTCAGGCGAGGCGACTGACCTGGATTGGAATCAACTGGTCCTCAAAACCTACTTTGCCCGCGTGCAATTGATGGCTCACGGCTTTTACTCCCCTCCCGGGCTTCACTACGATTTTACCAAGGAGAATAACCATCCCTTTCATTACTACACCTACGGAACATGTCTAATTGAAACGACGGTCGATTGCTTGCGTGGCACCTATACCATCGATTCAGCCAAAGTGGTACATGATCTGGGTCGCGGAATTATTCGTTCGGTCGACTTGGGGCAAGTAGAAGGAGGAATGGCCCAGGGAATCGGCTGGGTAACTCTGGAGGAGCTGGCCTATGGGGATGACGGGCGTTTACTATCCCACGCACTTTCTACTTACAAGGCACCGGATGGCGACTTCCTGCCCGATGACATGGAAGTGAAGTTCTTGGAAAATGCTGACAATCCGGGTGGACCACTTGGCAGTAAGGCAGTGGGTGAACCTCCTTTTATGTATGGCATCGGCGCCTTTTACGCCATTCAACGCGCCATCGATGCGTTTCGTCCTCAGGAACTGAATGAAATTATTTCTCCGATGACACCCGAGCAGGTACTACTTTCCTTGTATGATGCAGACCGAGTGAAACCCAAGAAACCTGCGACTGTTTAA
- a CDS encoding FAD binding domain-containing protein, whose amino-acid sequence MNLKKSIRFILNDQEVNAWESPGRLALDFLRDTKRLTGTKEGCKEGDCGACAIILGSLQGDGVAYTPMTSCLIPVGELEGKHLVTIEGLNMKSLSPVQAAMVDTGGTQCGYCTPGFVVAMTAWLMDESRSVDLEGAKSAMSGNLCRCTGYRSIKEAGSNVAESLSSKLDDRDRVAQLCEIKALPDYFIDIPKRLAALQAFESESATSTERPLIIGGGTDLYVQRGEDIPDQELALLNLGNEIPAATESNDRLIVDARMTFQTFGDDPLIQKAIPEIQAYNELIASWPIRTRATLGGNICNASPIADMTCLLLALDSELQLGEGDAARSLALKEFFQGYKQLAKTEDEVIESISFSKPTANTRVNWEKVSKRAILDIATVNSAARFEVEENRILEGHLALGGVAAIPLYLKEASAALVGKEVTPDLMHAVVELAQSEFDPISDVRGSAGYKRLLARQLLLAHFLKCFPEVISEEVIYAAL is encoded by the coding sequence ATGAATTTGAAGAAATCCATCCGATTTATCCTGAACGATCAGGAGGTGAATGCCTGGGAGTCGCCCGGCCGTTTAGCCTTGGACTTTTTACGAGATACGAAGCGTCTGACGGGAACCAAGGAGGGTTGTAAAGAAGGTGACTGTGGAGCTTGTGCCATCATCCTTGGTTCATTGCAGGGGGATGGCGTTGCTTACACGCCCATGACTTCTTGCCTAATCCCGGTGGGTGAGCTGGAAGGGAAACACCTGGTTACTATTGAGGGGCTCAACATGAAATCTCTCTCACCGGTTCAGGCCGCAATGGTTGATACAGGAGGTACGCAATGTGGCTACTGCACTCCAGGTTTTGTCGTGGCAATGACTGCCTGGTTGATGGACGAGTCCCGTAGTGTGGATTTGGAAGGAGCCAAGTCGGCCATGTCTGGAAATCTGTGTCGATGCACCGGATACCGATCTATCAAAGAAGCAGGTAGTAATGTGGCTGAATCTTTATCCTCTAAGCTGGACGACCGCGATCGTGTTGCTCAGCTGTGTGAGATTAAAGCCTTGCCCGATTATTTTATAGACATACCTAAACGACTCGCAGCTTTGCAGGCTTTCGAATCCGAATCAGCTACTTCAACTGAACGACCTTTGATAATCGGTGGGGGAACCGATCTTTATGTGCAACGTGGGGAAGACATTCCTGACCAGGAACTGGCTTTGCTGAATCTTGGAAACGAGATACCGGCCGCAACCGAATCCAACGATCGGCTCATCGTGGATGCTCGCATGACCTTTCAGACATTCGGTGATGATCCGCTTATTCAAAAAGCCATTCCCGAGATCCAGGCCTACAATGAGCTAATTGCCAGCTGGCCGATTCGTACTCGTGCAACTCTGGGAGGAAATATCTGCAATGCCTCGCCGATCGCCGATATGACCTGTCTGCTGCTCGCTCTCGATTCTGAGTTGCAGTTGGGAGAAGGAGACGCTGCTCGGAGCTTGGCACTCAAAGAATTTTTCCAGGGCTATAAACAACTGGCCAAGACAGAAGACGAAGTCATTGAGAGTATATCCTTTTCAAAGCCCACTGCGAACACCCGCGTTAATTGGGAAAAGGTATCCAAACGTGCGATACTCGATATCGCTACGGTTAATTCGGCGGCTCGATTTGAAGTGGAAGAGAATAGGATTCTGGAAGGGCATTTGGCTTTGGGTGGTGTAGCTGCAATTCCTCTTTATTTAAAAGAAGCTAGTGCCGCTCTTGTTGGCAAGGAGGTGACTCCTGATCTCATGCATGCTGTGGTAGAACTCGCGCAATCAGAATTTGATCCAATCAGCGATGTGCGTGGATCGGCAGGTTATAAACGCCTACTTGCCCGGCAATTGCTGCTGGCGCATTTCCTGAAATGTTTTCCTGAAGTCATTAGCGAGGAGGTGATCTATGCGGCATTGTGA
- a CDS encoding XdhC family protein produces MLGFWNKVVYELDCFSKVFVAIVVEHKKGTPGTARAMILRTEAGEVLGTIGGGVMESRLLDEAKGALESGSFEPQLKTLVHRQSKDHVESGLICGGSQTVVTLVLNPDHRRVLYEVCSCLRQGNAGRLTISPAGISLESESTEDPSCSLRVLGEDWEAAIGLLNRRRVLIVGCGHCGAALARQMDLLGFQVTVVEPRIGLPSTENLPKRVQVLNKPYAEAAKDLEYAILTFAVVMTPSYPDDLDTLASLLLEALPFIGVMGSPSKLKKIKEKLYARGFRASDWDRLTAPVGLPVNSDTPEEIGVSVAAQILQLTNPSSDK; encoded by the coding sequence ATGCTAGGATTTTGGAACAAGGTCGTTTATGAGTTGGATTGTTTTTCCAAGGTATTCGTTGCGATTGTTGTAGAGCACAAGAAGGGAACACCCGGAACGGCCAGAGCAATGATACTCCGCACTGAAGCCGGTGAAGTGCTAGGGACCATTGGAGGAGGAGTTATGGAGTCCCGACTTTTGGATGAAGCTAAGGGAGCTCTAGAAAGTGGCTCATTCGAACCTCAGTTGAAGACGTTGGTGCATCGGCAATCAAAGGATCATGTGGAATCGGGACTTATATGTGGCGGTTCACAAACGGTGGTGACTTTGGTTCTCAATCCGGACCATCGACGCGTGCTCTATGAAGTTTGTAGCTGTCTGCGCCAAGGAAACGCCGGGCGATTAACTATTTCTCCTGCCGGTATATCACTTGAGAGTGAGTCGACAGAAGATCCTTCTTGTAGCCTTCGAGTGCTTGGGGAGGATTGGGAGGCTGCGATTGGGTTGCTCAATCGTCGGCGGGTATTAATCGTTGGCTGTGGTCACTGTGGGGCTGCGCTTGCTCGACAAATGGACCTGTTAGGGTTTCAGGTTACAGTTGTGGAACCCCGTATCGGACTTCCAAGCACAGAGAATCTGCCTAAGCGTGTTCAAGTTTTGAATAAACCTTACGCGGAAGCGGCCAAGGACCTCGAGTATGCAATATTGACCTTTGCAGTCGTGATGACACCCTCTTATCCAGATGACTTGGATACATTGGCAAGTCTCCTGCTTGAAGCGTTACCTTTTATAGGTGTTATGGGAAGTCCTTCCAAATTAAAAAAAATCAAAGAAAAGTTGTACGCACGTGGCTTCAGAGCTTCGGATTGGGATCGATTGACTGCTCCTGTGGGCCTCCCGGTCAATAGCGATACACCCGAGGAAATCGGTGTGAGCGTGGCTGCACAAATTCTTCAACTGACCAACCCATCAAGCGATAAATGA
- a CDS encoding amidohydrolase family protein, giving the protein MPNLSSSSEIRAIRGAWLNPLSDDRCDYLPDGLLLSEKQSGSWKIIELGDAETLITKHGLEPRQIEGEVGLLMPPFFDMHFHWVQDEVRDMPKASLLEWLEKYTFPKEAAFADPDFAEEKAAFFWKRILSTGTIGGLCYSSIHQTALESAMRHAPEYFKIGNVLMTMNSPEALTQSDREAMELNSWASKTFGQRHVASPRFAPTTGPDVIAAASFAADGIDGFAQTHMCETQQEIDWVFSIYKEIPGFEDIDSYIQVYERTGFLGPKTVLGHCIHLSDGEWKLMAETDTVVASCPTSNGPLEERGLGSGLFDFQRADQEGVRWALASDIGGGPFLSMLDVMGSFVRQNAAFGNKAATFSRALYRSTQMGANVLGSGEGKGSFGVGKDLDFISVEASEEQLRAGNADAVLSAVISPHESNRDIYDGLVRKTVIEGESVFEC; this is encoded by the coding sequence ATGCCCAATTTATCCAGCTCCTCAGAGATTAGAGCTATTCGTGGAGCGTGGTTGAATCCTCTCTCGGACGATCGGTGTGATTATTTACCTGATGGATTACTGCTTTCAGAGAAGCAATCGGGCTCCTGGAAGATTATTGAGCTGGGGGACGCAGAGACATTAATTACGAAGCATGGATTGGAGCCGCGCCAGATCGAAGGTGAGGTCGGTCTTCTAATGCCTCCTTTTTTCGATATGCATTTTCATTGGGTGCAGGATGAAGTTCGGGATATGCCCAAAGCGTCACTCCTCGAATGGCTGGAGAAATATACCTTCCCGAAGGAAGCTGCGTTTGCTGATCCTGACTTTGCAGAAGAAAAAGCGGCCTTCTTTTGGAAACGAATTCTGTCCACCGGTACGATCGGCGGATTGTGTTACAGTTCAATTCACCAAACGGCTTTGGAGTCAGCAATGCGACATGCTCCGGAGTATTTCAAGATCGGCAATGTGTTGATGACGATGAATTCGCCGGAAGCACTCACACAATCGGATCGTGAGGCCATGGAGTTAAACAGCTGGGCCTCGAAAACGTTTGGCCAGAGGCATGTGGCCAGTCCACGATTTGCCCCAACGACTGGACCGGATGTGATCGCTGCTGCCAGTTTCGCTGCCGATGGCATTGATGGGTTTGCCCAAACGCATATGTGTGAGACCCAACAGGAGATCGATTGGGTGTTTTCTATTTATAAAGAGATACCGGGCTTTGAAGATATCGATTCCTATATCCAAGTGTATGAGCGCACGGGTTTTCTCGGTCCCAAAACGGTATTGGGTCATTGTATCCACCTATCGGATGGTGAATGGAAACTCATGGCTGAAACGGATACGGTAGTAGCGAGTTGCCCGACCTCGAACGGTCCGTTGGAAGAACGAGGATTGGGATCTGGGCTATTTGATTTTCAACGGGCTGATCAGGAAGGCGTTCGTTGGGCCTTGGCTTCCGACATTGGCGGAGGACCCTTTCTCTCGATGTTGGATGTGATGGGCTCCTTTGTTCGTCAGAATGCAGCCTTCGGAAATAAAGCGGCTACTTTTTCCCGGGCTTTGTATCGCAGTACTCAAATGGGAGCCAATGTGCTCGGCTCGGGTGAAGGCAAGGGCTCCTTTGGTGTGGGGAAGGACCTGGATTTCATTTCTGTGGAAGCTTCGGAAGAGCAACTCAGGGCTGGGAATGCCGATGCGGTCTTGTCCGCAGTCATTTCTCCTCATGAAAGCAATCGGGATATTTACGATGGTCTTGTCAGGAAGACCGTTATTGAGGGAGAATCGGTCTTCGAATGCTAG
- a CDS encoding alpha/beta fold hydrolase: MILHYNEAGEADAPAMICLHGLLGSSRNWRGAARFLSEHFRMITVDARNHGESFHTTTITFDDMVQDLQELMDHMGLDTATLVSHSMGGKVAMLFACRYPERVDRLFVVDTAPKDYPPYHETEFAAMNALDLSRLETRNDADALIATYIDDWAFRQFLISNIVRDEAGQFKWMINLPIIEAHLGVLAKNAIDLMDTYEGPAHFLIGGLSKYVTEDDHTDIRYHFPNVTIETWDDSGHNPHFEHRDRFVEWVIQKVKG, encoded by the coding sequence ATGATCCTCCACTACAACGAGGCAGGCGAAGCGGATGCACCCGCCATGATCTGCTTGCATGGTCTGCTGGGTTCTTCGCGCAACTGGCGAGGGGCGGCTCGGTTTCTGTCGGAACATTTTCGGATGATCACAGTCGATGCGCGGAATCACGGCGAGTCCTTCCATACCACGACCATTACTTTTGATGATATGGTTCAGGATCTACAGGAGTTGATGGATCATATGGGTTTGGATACGGCGACGCTTGTTAGTCATAGTATGGGCGGAAAAGTTGCCATGTTATTTGCCTGTCGTTATCCTGAACGCGTCGATCGTCTGTTTGTCGTAGATACGGCTCCCAAGGATTATCCTCCCTACCATGAAACCGAATTTGCGGCCATGAATGCTCTCGACCTCAGTCGCTTGGAAACGCGCAATGATGCGGATGCCTTGATCGCCACCTACATAGACGATTGGGCCTTTCGCCAGTTTCTGATTTCCAACATCGTTCGCGATGAGGCTGGCCAATTCAAGTGGATGATCAATTTGCCGATTATCGAAGCTCACTTGGGGGTGCTTGCCAAAAACGCAATCGACCTAATGGATACCTATGAGGGCCCGGCGCACTTCTTGATCGGAGGTTTATCGAAATACGTGACTGAGGACGACCATACCGATATTCGTTATCATTTTCCGAATGTAACCATCGAGACCTGGGATGATTCCGGTCATAACCCACACTTCGAACACCGAGACCGTTTTGTGGAGTGGGTGATTCAAAAGGTTAAGGGTTGA
- the mutS gene encoding DNA mismatch repair protein MutS, with protein MATKKSKSLTPMMQQYWEVRNQLPKNTLLLFRLGDFYELFNQDAEVGAKLLGITLTKRHDYPMAGIPFHAADGYIGKVLKAGMKVAICDQVETPQTGKLVKRALTRIITPGTTLNENQLTEKENHFILAVYWDKAGVHASWMDLTTGEFRVATEKSFDRVMPILTSINPREIVLPEDGLDDLKAKAEPHSPAEQFVIFCREYAWSEIPGYHFDAVSGAKTVMDALEVLNLEGFGLSKEHEAIGTAGALVYYVAESLCEEPKNLSTIQLYRSDEALLLDPSTLRNLEIFQSARGSREGSLIESMDRTATAAGARKLEDYLASPSLELKELQRRQNCVGEFLESPGLMAEFAETLRLTRDIKRILSRLQNRIRNPREIGGIRDTLNALPALKAILLQFDGENIQELVDRLGDFSNLQGLLDRAIDEELPSKIEDGGYIKDGYDDELDKMRDLMRNNKTWISDLEAREKEATGIKNLKIKYNNAFGYFIEVSKSNLSLVPEHYIRKSTLVNAERYVTEELKEKEKEILHAEETSSSHEESLFRDLVQKVLDEANELNHAADTLSEADLFVGWAQLSREWDYCKPELSESDDMEIIEGRHPVVEQTMREEALGLAGTYAFVPNDTTLSSSEQQIMLITGPNMAGKSTYIRQVSLITLMAQVGCWVPAKSCKLGLVDRIFSRVGASDELARGNSTFMVEMNETANILNNATDKSLIILDEIGRGTSTYDGLSIAWSVVEHLHEDSEKGPKTLFATHYHELTKLDESLARLSNYSVAVKEWNDDIIFVRQVIPGAADRSYGIHVARLAGLPGSVIDRAKTILDHLENDQTVEDEVTESAKQVSKEKASKKTLPESKKPDTDQLEFF; from the coding sequence ATGGCTACCAAGAAGTCTAAAAGTCTGACCCCGATGATGCAGCAGTACTGGGAGGTGCGAAACCAGCTTCCCAAGAATACACTGCTGCTCTTTCGTCTGGGTGACTTCTACGAACTATTTAATCAGGATGCAGAAGTCGGAGCCAAGTTGCTGGGCATTACACTGACCAAACGACACGACTACCCAATGGCAGGAATTCCCTTTCATGCAGCGGACGGCTACATTGGAAAGGTGCTAAAGGCGGGTATGAAGGTCGCGATCTGCGATCAGGTTGAGACTCCACAAACCGGGAAATTGGTGAAGCGCGCTCTCACCCGGATCATCACTCCAGGAACCACCCTCAACGAGAACCAGCTGACGGAGAAGGAAAACCACTTTATACTGGCCGTATACTGGGACAAAGCGGGTGTCCATGCTTCCTGGATGGATTTGACGACGGGTGAGTTTCGGGTCGCAACGGAGAAGAGTTTCGACCGGGTAATGCCGATCCTCACCTCGATCAATCCACGCGAGATTGTCTTACCCGAGGATGGATTGGATGACCTGAAAGCTAAAGCCGAACCCCACTCTCCCGCTGAACAGTTTGTCATCTTCTGTCGCGAATATGCCTGGTCAGAAATCCCTGGCTATCATTTCGATGCCGTTTCAGGAGCCAAGACCGTTATGGACGCACTGGAGGTCTTGAACCTGGAAGGCTTTGGTCTTAGCAAAGAGCATGAGGCGATTGGAACAGCCGGAGCACTTGTTTACTACGTGGCCGAAAGCCTCTGTGAAGAGCCTAAAAACCTGAGCACCATCCAACTGTATCGTTCGGATGAGGCACTACTACTCGATCCCTCCACCTTGCGCAATCTCGAGATCTTTCAATCCGCACGCGGCAGCCGTGAAGGATCGCTGATTGAGTCCATGGATCGAACGGCAACTGCAGCTGGCGCTCGCAAACTGGAAGATTACTTGGCCTCTCCCTCACTTGAGCTTAAAGAGCTTCAACGGCGGCAGAATTGTGTGGGAGAATTTCTCGAGTCGCCGGGACTGATGGCCGAGTTCGCCGAAACCCTCCGTCTCACCCGCGACATCAAACGCATCCTCTCTCGACTGCAAAACCGTATCCGCAATCCAAGAGAAATCGGTGGCATTCGTGACACGCTGAATGCGTTACCGGCATTAAAAGCTATCCTGTTGCAATTCGACGGAGAAAACATTCAAGAGCTGGTCGATCGTCTGGGCGACTTCTCCAATCTACAGGGTCTACTCGACCGCGCAATCGATGAGGAGCTACCCAGCAAAATCGAAGATGGCGGCTACATCAAAGATGGCTACGACGATGAGCTGGACAAAATGCGTGACCTCATGCGCAACAACAAGACCTGGATTAGTGATCTGGAAGCACGGGAAAAAGAAGCAACCGGGATCAAGAATCTGAAAATCAAATACAACAACGCATTTGGTTATTTTATCGAAGTCTCCAAATCGAATCTCTCCCTCGTACCCGAGCATTACATACGCAAGTCAACTCTCGTAAATGCCGAGCGTTATGTGACCGAAGAGCTGAAAGAAAAAGAAAAAGAAATCCTACATGCCGAGGAAACCAGCAGCTCTCACGAGGAATCACTCTTCCGCGACCTGGTACAGAAAGTTTTAGACGAAGCCAACGAACTCAATCATGCGGCGGACACCTTATCTGAAGCCGACCTCTTCGTCGGCTGGGCACAGCTTTCTCGTGAGTGGGATTATTGCAAACCCGAGTTGAGTGAGTCCGACGACATGGAAATCATAGAGGGCCGTCACCCAGTCGTGGAGCAAACGATGCGGGAGGAGGCCCTGGGACTAGCCGGCACCTATGCCTTTGTGCCCAACGACACCACATTGAGCTCTTCTGAGCAGCAAATCATGCTCATCACCGGTCCTAACATGGCCGGTAAGTCGACCTACATTCGACAAGTATCTTTGATTACTCTGATGGCCCAAGTTGGTTGTTGGGTTCCAGCCAAGAGCTGCAAACTCGGATTGGTTGATCGGATCTTTTCTCGCGTGGGAGCCAGCGACGAACTAGCTCGAGGCAATTCCACCTTCATGGTGGAGATGAACGAGACCGCCAACATCCTCAACAACGCGACCGACAAAAGCCTTATCATCCTCGATGAGATTGGGCGCGGCACAAGCACCTACGACGGATTGAGCATCGCCTGGTCGGTTGTAGAACATCTGCATGAAGATTCCGAGAAAGGCCCTAAGACTCTTTTTGCCACTCACTACCACGAATTAACCAAACTTGATGAGAGCCTGGCTCGGCTCTCCAACTACAGCGTCGCCGTCAAGGAATGGAACGATGACATCATCTTTGTCCGTCAGGTCATCCCGGGTGCCGCTGACCGCAGTTATGGAATTCATGTGGCGAGACTGGCAGGTCTACCTGGATCCGTGATTGATCGCGCGAAGACCATCCTGGATCATTTGGAAAACGACCAAACCGTCGAGGACGAGGTCACAGAGTCAGCCAAACAGGTGAGTAAAGAGAAGGCCTCTAAGAAGACTCTGCCTGAATCCAAAAAGCCAGATACGGATCAATTGGAGTTTTTCTAA